The DNA region GCGTTTGCGGCGGCCATCCGGGCGGCCGAGCTCGGGCGGACCGCGGTGATGACGGAACACCGCGTCCTGGGCGGCACCTGCGTCAACCGCGGCTGCCTGCCCAGCAAGAACCTCATCGAGGCCGCGCGCGTCTACCGGGAGGCGACGCACCCCCGCTTCCCCGGCCTCCTCCCGCGCGGCATGGACCTGGATGTCCGCGCCCTCATCCGGCAGAAGGACGAGGTCGTCCACGACTTCCGGGACCGGAAGTACCAGGCCATCGTCGCCGACAGCGACCGCATCACGGTGCACACGGGCCGCGCCCGCTTCGCTCCGGACGGGGCGGTGGAGGTGGACGGCCGCCGCCTCCGCGGCCGCCATTACCTCGTCGCCACCGGCTCCCGCCCGGCGCTGCCACCCATCCCGGGGCTCGACCGCGTCCCCTACCTCACCTCCGACCTACTGGCCGCGGACGAGGCGCAGGAGCTGTGGGAGCTGCCGCGCTCCCTGCTCATCGTGGGAGGCGGGTACGTCGCGTTGGAGCTCGGCCAGCTCTTCAGCCGCCTGGGCAGCACGGTGACCGTGCTGGAGCGGAGCGCGCGGCTGCTGCCGGCCCACGAGCCCGAGGTTTCCGCGAGCGTGGCGGAGCTCCTGCAGGCGGAAGGGGTGAACGTGGTGACGCGGGTCGCGGTCACCGCCGTGGAGCCCGCGGGGGAGCGGGTGGTGGCTTTGGCCCGCGTCGGCGGCGTGGAGGCGCGGTACGAGGCCGACCGGCTGCTCGTGGCGACCGGCCGGCGACCCAACACCGACGACCTCGGCCTGGAGCACGTGGGCGTGGAGACCGACGAGCGCGGGTTCGTGCTGGTCGACGAGTCCCTGCGCACGACCGCTCCCGGGATCTGGGCGGCGGGGGACGTCATCGGGGCGCACACCGGCAGCCACCTGGCCACGCCGGTGGGCGCCCACGACGGCGTGATCGTGGCGGACAACGCCCTGGGCGGACGGGACCGTCGCGTCGACCACACGGTCATCCCCCGCACGATCTTCACCGACCCGCAGGTGGCCACGGTGGGCCTGACGGAAGCCGAGGCGGTGCGGCGGGGACACCGGTGCTGGTGCAGCAGCGTGCCCCTGGGGGTGGTCCCGCGCGCAGGCGCGGTGCGGGACACCCGCGGGGTGGTGAAGATGGTGCTGGACCGGGAGACGCGGCGGGTGCTGGGGGTCAGCATGGTCGGCCGGGACGCCGGGGAGGTCATCCACGAGGCGGCGATGGGCCTGCGGTTTGGCGCCACGGTCCACGACTTCATCGACCTGGTCCACGTCTACCCGACGATGGCCGAGGCCCTGAAGATCGTGGCCCTCTCCTTCTTCAAGGACGTCGAGCGGCTCTCGTGCTGTGCGGAGTAGGCGGGTGACGGGGAGGACGCCGGCGCCGCTTCGGGCTGGACGCCCGGACTAAGACGTGACGCGGACGCCAGGCAACGGGCAGCTCGCGCAATGCCCGGCGGACCGGAGGGCGCTCGCCCTCACCTGAGTCCGGTTCGTGCCAGCGTTTGCGGTGGGCTCTCGACCGTGAGGCCCGGATAGCCCCTGAAGTCGTCCACGTTGTACGTGCACAGGATATCGATGCCGTGCGCCCGCATCTGCGCGACGAGTAACGCATCGAAGATGTCCTGGCCGGACGGCCGACGTGAGGCGATGATGCCGGTCAGGATGTCCAAGACCTGCGGTGTGAGGTCGAACGTCCGCAAGCCCGCCCGGAGCGCATTCATCTCCTGCCACGCCACCTCCGGTTCAAGGGGGGTCCTGATGCGGCGGGCATCGGTGAGCACCGCGTAAGCCTCGATGAGGACCTGCGGGACCAGGGCGCCGGGAAGCGTGCCGTCGAGCGCGGCGTCGACGACCGCGCGGCTGTCGTGGTGCTCCCCGGCATCCTCGTTGAGCGCATAGACCAGGACGTTCGCGTCGGGCAGGATCATCGACTGAGACGCCGCGCGTAGAGCTCGGCGCGGCGCCACGCCTGGACCTTGCCCAGACGGTACCGACCCAGACGCGGCCTGACCGCTGCGAGGTAGCGGCCCAATGCTTCCAGGACCAGATCGTTCTTAGGCCTGCCCGTCTTGCGGCTCGCCTCGTCCAGATCGCGCAGCAGGGCCTGCTTGTCCGCTGGCACGTAGATGTTGAGCTGCACGTCTTCTCACCCAGCGCCGATAATGTCACTAGTGCCTATGGCTTGTCAATAGTCTAACGAGGAAGGTCTCGCGTGGCCACCCGGCAGCCTGGAATCGACTTGCCAGGAGTCTGGCCTTGCCAAAGCCAAAGACCGGGCGCACGGAGGCTCGACCTAGGATTTCCGGCAATTCAGAGCAGAGATGGAGCAGGCCAGGAAGGTTGCTGTGAGCCGTCAGGGTGGTGGACCGGAGGGGATTCGAACCCCCGACCTCCGCAGTGCGATTGCGGCGCGCTCCCAGCTGCGCCACCGGCCCGAACACGTTCATTATAGCCGCCGCCTGCAGGCAGCGCCACCATCGTCGGACGCTGGATGCGTCCCTTACAGGCGCCACCGTCGCCGGACGCAGGATGCGTCCCCTACAATCAAGGAGGATGACATTCCTGGCGCACGTGCCTCCGGCCCAGCCCCTCTCCCTCTCCCTGTGGTCGTGGGAGCCCGAGGTGCTGGCGGCGCTGGCCGCGGGGACGGCAGGCTGGCTGTGGGTGTCCACCCGCTTTCCCACGCGCCGCCCGCAGCGCCTCTGCGGCTGGGCGGCGCTCGCGGTCGCCGCGCTCGCCCTGCTCTCGCCGCTCCATGCCGCCGCCGAGCGATCCTTCACCTTCCACATGGCCCAGCACCTGCTGCTGATGATGGTCGCGGCCCCGTTGCTCGCCCTGGCGCTCCCGTCGGCGTTTCTGGGGTGGCTGCGCCGCCGGCGCGTCCTCGGCCCCGTCGTCACCGCCCTGTGGACGCCGCTGCCCGCCTTCCTCCTGTACCACGCCGTGCTCTTCGGCTGGCACCTCCCCGCCCTCTACGACGCGGCGCTGCGCGTGGAGGCCCTGCACGCCCTGCAGCACGCCACCTTCCTCCTCGGCTCGCTGGCGCTGTGGGGCGTGCTGCTGGCCCCTGATCCCCACGTGGTGCAGGCCACGGTGGGCGGGCGGATCGCGCTGGTGCTGGCCGCGAACGTCCTCAACTGGCTGCTGAGCTTCGCGCTGGCGCTGGCCGAGCGGCCCCTCTACGCCGGCTACGTGGCGTCGGTCGGCGCCCCCATGGCGCGTCCGTGGAATCTCTCCCCGCTGGACGACCTCCGCCTCGGCGGTGGGGTGATGTGGGTCATGGGCAACATGACCTTCGGCCTGGTACTCCTGTGGCTCGTGCTGGCGGCCCTGGACCGGGAGGGGCGGCGCGTGGGAGAGGGCGTCTCCTACCGCTGAGGCACGCGCGGCCGCGGCGCTGGCGGCGGCTCCGTGCCGCGGTAGGGGACGGGGATGTACTCCACCGACGGGCGGCGCTGCGCGGCCTGGGGGAAGAGGTCCATGAGCCGGTAGACCTCCTCCGGCATGTCAGTGGAGACCGGCAGGCCGAGCGCCCGCACCTCCTGCACCGTGATGGGGTAGTCGTGGGTCCAGGTCCCCTGGGTCAGCACCTCGGCCAGGCGCGCCGCTTCCTCCGCGCCCATCTTGTCCCCCAGGAGGTCCTGCACCACGCTGCGCACCTGGCGCTGGGCCTTCTCGGCGATGTCGGCCAGGATGATGGTCTGGTCGTCCACCTCCTGGATGGGCTTGCGCTGCAGGACCGTCAGGATGGAGGCGGCCGGGAACTGGCCGAGCTGCGGGTCGATGGGGCCGAGCACGGCGTGTGGGTCCATGACGATCTCGTCCGCCGCCATGGCGATGAGGCTCCCGCCCGACATGGCGTAGTGGGGCACGAAGACCGTGACCTTGCCCTTGTGCTCGCGCAGGGCGCGGGCGATCTGCTCCGCGGCCAGCACGAGGCCGCCGGGGGTGTGGAGCAGCAGGTCGATGGGCATCTCCGGGGGCGTCAGGCGGATGGCCCGCAGCACCTCCTCGGAGTCGTTGATGTCGATGTAGCGGACGATGGGGAAGCCGAGCAGGCTCATCGTCTCCTGGCGGTGGATGAGGGTGATGGCGCGGGAGCCCCGGCGCCGCTCCAGGCGCTGCAACAAGGCGATCCGCGCCCGCTGCAGCATCCACCGCTGCACGGCGGGCTGGATGGCCGAGAGGAGGAGGAAGATCCAGAGGAGGTCGACGAGGCTCAAACCGATCCCCCCGGAGGGACCGTGACCGGCATCGGGACGATGACCCGCATCGGCACCTGGGTTTCTCCCCCGGCCGTCGCCTCCTCCTGCCGGCGCCTCACCAGGCGGGCCGGAGCGGGAGGACGAAGATCGTCGTGATGGCTGCCCGACGGTCGGAGCTGCTCGCCGTCACCGCCCTGTTCCTGCGCCTGGGGTTCACCGCCTTCGGCGGCCCCGCCGCGCACATCGCCATGATGCGCGACGAGGTGGTGCGCCGTCGGCGCTGGCTTTCCGATCAGGAGTTCCTCGATCTGCTGGGCGCCACCAACCTCATCCCGGGCCCCAACTCCACAGAGATGGCCATCCACATCGGCTACACCCGGGCGGGGTGGCCGGGGCTGGTGGCTGGCGGGGCGGCCTTCATCCTGCCGGCTGCGCTCATCGCGCTGGCCATGGCCCGAGCCTACGTCCGCTACGGCACGACGCCCGAGGCCACCGCCCTGCTCTACGGTGTCAAGCCCGTCATCATCGCCATCGTGGCCCACGCCCTGCTCGGGCTGGGCCGGGCGGCCCTGCGGGGGCCACTGCCGACGGTGGTGGCCCTCATCACC from Armatimonadota bacterium includes:
- a CDS encoding ATP-dependent Clp protease proteolytic subunit, encoding MSLVDLLWIFLLLSAIQPAVQRWMLQRARIALLQRLERRRGSRAITLIHRQETMSLLGFPIVRYIDINDSEEVLRAIRLTPPEMPIDLLLHTPGGLVLAAEQIARALREHKGKVTVFVPHYAMSGGSLIAMAADEIVMDPHAVLGPIDPQLGQFPAASILTVLQRKPIQEVDDQTIILADIAEKAQRQVRSVVQDLLGDKMGAEEAARLAEVLTQGTWTHDYPITVQEVRALGLPVSTDMPEEVYRLMDLFPQAAQRRPSVEYIPVPYRGTEPPPAPRPRVPQR
- a CDS encoding PIN domain-containing protein, translated to MILPDANVLVYALNEDAGEHHDSRAVVDAALDGTLPGALVPQVLIEAYAVLTDARRIRTPLEPEVAWQEMNALRAGLRTFDLTPQVLDILTGIIASRRPSGQDIFDALLVAQMRAHGIDILCTYNVDDFRGYPGLTVESPPQTLARTGLR
- the merA gene encoding mercury(II) reductase; this translates as MARAPHTDEIYDLVILGSGTTAFAAAIRAAELGRTAVMTEHRVLGGTCVNRGCLPSKNLIEAARVYREATHPRFPGLLPRGMDLDVRALIRQKDEVVHDFRDRKYQAIVADSDRITVHTGRARFAPDGAVEVDGRRLRGRHYLVATGSRPALPPIPGLDRVPYLTSDLLAADEAQELWELPRSLLIVGGGYVALELGQLFSRLGSTVTVLERSARLLPAHEPEVSASVAELLQAEGVNVVTRVAVTAVEPAGERVVALARVGGVEARYEADRLLVATGRRPNTDDLGLEHVGVETDERGFVLVDESLRTTAPGIWAAGDVIGAHTGSHLATPVGAHDGVIVADNALGGRDRRVDHTVIPRTIFTDPQVATVGLTEAEAVRRGHRCWCSSVPLGVVPRAGAVRDTRGVVKMVLDRETRRVLGVSMVGRDAGEVIHEAAMGLRFGATVHDFIDLVHVYPTMAEALKIVALSFFKDVERLSCCAE
- a CDS encoding cytochrome c oxidase assembly protein; the protein is MTFLAHVPPAQPLSLSLWSWEPEVLAALAAGTAGWLWVSTRFPTRRPQRLCGWAALAVAALALLSPLHAAAERSFTFHMAQHLLLMMVAAPLLALALPSAFLGWLRRRRVLGPVVTALWTPLPAFLLYHAVLFGWHLPALYDAALRVEALHALQHATFLLGSLALWGVLLAPDPHVVQATVGGRIALVLAANVLNWLLSFALALAERPLYAGYVASVGAPMARPWNLSPLDDLRLGGGVMWVMGNMTFGLVLLWLVLAALDREGRRVGEGVSYR